A stretch of the Candidatus Zixiibacteriota bacterium genome encodes the following:
- a CDS encoding homoserine dehydrogenase produces the protein MRLILIGFGTVGQGLAELLIEKQQELQNQYGLKTQVVGISDMLKGSVYNPNGIDLQKCLETAKAGGKISALPDAFDGDALSFIKKAEADMMVEATYTDIKTGEPATSHIRAALEKGMHVTTTNKGPLALNFLELSKIAKDKNVKFLYEGTVISGTPLLNLIRETLANSSISEIKGILNGTTNYILTKMEEGLPYEDALKKAQELGYAEAVPDADVLGWDALAKVTILANTVFGFKSKPDDFPCKGITDITADAIKDAKARGKRFKLIGKVWRDGDKVKGSVAPEEIDMTHPLAGIMGATNAVTMTTKPLGDVTIVGPGAGRTETGYSALIDIIHVGGLK, from the coding sequence ATGAGATTAATATTAATCGGTTTCGGAACTGTCGGACAAGGGCTTGCCGAGCTTCTTATAGAGAAACAGCAGGAACTTCAAAACCAATACGGGCTAAAAACTCAGGTTGTTGGCATAAGCGACATGCTTAAGGGAAGCGTATACAACCCTAATGGCATAGACTTGCAGAAATGCTTGGAAACAGCGAAAGCGGGCGGTAAAATTTCCGCATTGCCCGATGCTTTTGATGGCGATGCCTTAAGTTTTATTAAAAAAGCCGAGGCGGATATGATGGTCGAGGCAACCTATACCGATATCAAGACCGGTGAACCGGCTACCTCGCATATTCGGGCAGCACTTGAAAAGGGGATGCATGTTACCACTACTAACAAAGGACCGCTGGCGCTGAATTTTCTTGAACTATCTAAAATTGCTAAAGATAAAAACGTGAAGTTTCTCTACGAGGGAACTGTTATAAGCGGCACTCCGCTGTTAAACCTTATCAGGGAAACTCTTGCTAATAGCTCCATTTCGGAAATCAAAGGCATTCTTAACGGAACGACTAATTATATCCTTACGAAAATGGAAGAGGGGCTTCCATACGAGGATGCGCTTAAAAAAGCTCAAGAGCTGGGTTATGCCGAGGCTGTTCCCGATGCCGACGTTTTGGGTTGGGATGCGCTGGCTAAGGTAACCATTTTGGCAAATACCGTATTCGGCTTTAAAAGCAAACCGGATGATTTCCCATGCAAGGGCATTACTGATATTACAGCCGATGCTATTAAAGATGCCAAAGCGCGCGGTAAACGCTTTAAGCTAATCGGCAAAGTCTGGCGCGATGGCGATAAGGTTAAGGGAAGCGTTGCGCCTGAGGAGATTGACATGACGCATCCGTTAGCCGGTATAATGGGAGCTACTAACGCCGTTACTATGACAACCAAACCGCTTGGCGATGTAACCATCGTAGGACCGGGAGCAGGCAGAACCGAAACCGGCTACAGCGCTTTGATTGATATAATCCATGTAGGAGGCTTAAAATGA
- a CDS encoding aldehyde dehydrogenase family protein, with product MKMLLDGQWVDRNDKINVIDPFDNSIVDTIPKGTKQDVEIALKAAVKGFEITKKMTVYDRAQILFKTAQIISDNLDEYAAIIAREASKTINEARKEASRCVNTLIVSAEESKRIMGETIPFDSFPGGEKRRGYYYRFPIGVVLAITPFNDPLNLVAHKLGPAIAAGNSVILKPATVTPLSAIKLVEALLEAGLPPMAVQLITGNGSEIGDSLVSDERVRMISFTGGVEAGKHIAGKAGIKKIGMELGSNSPVIVWKDADLELAVESSVSGSFWAAGQNCIGVQRLLVHRDIYDEFKTKFVARTKQYKIGDKLKEDTDMGPMITETEAKRVESWVNSAVEQGAKVLIGGKRNGALYEPTVLENVPPDATIHYEEVFGPTVNLYPVDDLDEAIKEANSMPYGLLAAIFTGNVDVAFKASYDLDCGGVMINDSTDYRLDSMPFGGVKYSGLGREGIKFSLQEMTEPKVVCFYLPGI from the coding sequence ATGAAGATGCTTTTGGATGGCCAATGGGTTGACCGTAACGATAAAATAAATGTAATCGACCCTTTCGATAATTCCATTGTTGATACAATTCCAAAGGGAACGAAGCAGGATGTGGAAATTGCCCTGAAAGCGGCGGTCAAAGGTTTTGAAATCACCAAGAAGATGACAGTCTATGATAGAGCGCAGATTTTATTCAAAACAGCGCAAATTATTTCTGATAATCTTGATGAATACGCCGCTATCATCGCCAGAGAGGCATCAAAGACTATAAACGAGGCAAGAAAAGAAGCCTCGCGCTGTGTGAATACCCTGATAGTTTCAGCTGAGGAGTCGAAACGAATCATGGGCGAGACGATTCCATTCGATTCGTTTCCCGGCGGCGAGAAACGCCGCGGCTATTATTATCGATTTCCTATCGGTGTAGTGCTGGCTATTACTCCTTTCAATGACCCGCTGAATCTCGTGGCGCACAAACTGGGACCGGCTATTGCTGCCGGCAACTCTGTTATTTTAAAACCGGCAACGGTTACTCCGCTATCGGCGATAAAGCTGGTTGAGGCATTGCTGGAAGCCGGACTGCCGCCTATGGCTGTCCAGTTGATTACCGGAAATGGCTCCGAAATCGGTGATTCCTTAGTATCCGATGAGAGGGTCAGGATGATATCTTTCACCGGCGGCGTGGAAGCCGGCAAGCATATCGCAGGCAAAGCAGGGATAAAAAAGATTGGCATGGAACTTGGTTCCAACTCGCCGGTCATTGTCTGGAAAGACGCCGACCTCGAACTGGCGGTTGAATCATCCGTTTCCGGCTCGTTCTGGGCGGCTGGACAAAATTGCATCGGAGTTCAGCGCCTTTTGGTTCATCGCGATATCTATGACGAGTTTAAAACGAAATTTGTCGCCCGCACAAAGCAATATAAAATCGGCGATAAATTAAAAGAAGATACCGACATGGGTCCGATGATAACCGAGACTGAAGCTAAACGTGTGGAAAGCTGGGTGAATTCCGCAGTCGAGCAAGGCGCTAAGGTTCTAATCGGCGGAAAACGCAATGGGGCGTTGTATGAGCCGACTGTATTAGAGAATGTGCCGCCGGATGCTACTATTCATTATGAAGAAGTATTCGGTCCGACTGTCAATCTTTATCCTGTGGATGACCTCGATGAGGCTATCAAGGAGGCTAACTCGATGCCGTACGGCTTGCTGGCGGCGATTTTTACCGGCAATGTCGATGTTGCGTTCAAGGCATCCTATGACCTTGATTGCGGCGGCGTGATGATTAACGATTCCACCGATTACCGGCTCGATTCCATGCCATTCGGTGGCGTCAAGTATTCCGGCCTCGGTCGTGAGGGAATAAAGTTTTCGTTACAGGAGATGACCGAACCGAAGGTAGTTTGTTTTTATCTGCCGGGCATTTGA
- a CDS encoding cupin domain-containing protein, translating to MNSLTEKWDNTIYPDMIRNLPEIDININGIRGWLLQDGKKQAVFFDIQPVGKVPPHTHCAQWGIMLEGEMSLTIGDDIKVYRKGDQYYIPEGVVHSANFLSRVNVIDVFDAPDRYNVK from the coding sequence ATGAATAGCTTAACAGAAAAATGGGATAATACAATCTATCCCGATATGATTCGAAACCTGCCGGAAATTGATATTAATATCAACGGCATTCGGGGCTGGCTTCTGCAGGATGGCAAAAAGCAAGCGGTGTTTTTCGACATTCAGCCAGTGGGGAAGGTGCCTCCGCATACGCATTGCGCCCAATGGGGCATTATGCTGGAGGGTGAAATGTCGCTAACCATTGGCGATGATATAAAAGTCTATCGTAAAGGAGACCAGTACTATATTCCGGAGGGCGTTGTACATTCGGCAAATTTCCTGTCGCGTGTTAATGTCATAGATGTTTTCGATGCCCCTGATCGTTATAACGTAAAATAA